From Deltaproteobacteria bacterium, the proteins below share one genomic window:
- a CDS encoding TIGR02300 family protein has product MDAAARKAKLGQKWTCYSCSAKFYDMNKPDPHCPKCNADQRQSPAFEKPKRSRAKKAAAPAAPKKAIKPPPPIDEGEDLDTPIDADVTGFEDIEIEDGGIETPDIEEPDEEPAADDDDD; this is encoded by the coding sequence ATGGATGCCGCCGCTCGCAAGGCCAAGCTCGGCCAGAAATGGACCTGCTACTCGTGCTCGGCCAAGTTCTACGACATGAACAAGCCCGATCCGCACTGCCCGAAGTGCAATGCGGATCAGCGCCAGTCGCCCGCATTCGAGAAACCCAAGCGATCCAGAGCCAAGAAGGCCGCGGCGCCGGCCGCACCGAAGAAGGCGATCAAGCCGCCGCCGCCGATCGACGAGGGCGAGGATCTCGACACGCCGATCGACGCCGACGTCACCGGGTTCGAGGACATCGAGATCGAGGACGGCGGGATCGAGACTCCCGACATCGAGGAGCCGGACGAGGAGCCTGCCGCCGATGACGACGACGACTAG